From Spirosoma aerolatum, one genomic window encodes:
- a CDS encoding MarR family winged helix-turn-helix transcriptional regulator, whose translation MKGEKTIAVAESSSTSRYSACLLFSANALARAITAIGDEEFGRFGMCYSHAYMLCEVVSQPGITPSELSETLCLTPSTITRLVEKLEQKRLVRRESEGKKTLIFPTEEGESIQPDISAAWDRVSERYSQVLGETNVCQLTQQIFKASKALGDGA comes from the coding sequence ATGAAAGGAGAGAAAACGATCGCTGTTGCAGAGAGTTCATCGACATCACGGTACAGCGCTTGTCTGTTGTTTTCGGCAAATGCGTTGGCACGGGCGATTACCGCCATTGGCGACGAAGAGTTTGGTCGTTTCGGAATGTGTTATTCGCACGCCTATATGCTCTGCGAAGTGGTGTCGCAGCCGGGTATTACCCCTTCGGAATTGAGCGAAACCCTCTGCCTGACGCCATCTACCATTACGCGTCTAGTTGAGAAACTAGAGCAAAAACGATTGGTTCGTCGAGAGTCAGAAGGGAAAAAGACGCTGATTTTCCCAACCGAAGAAGGGGAGTCCATCCAGCCTGACATTTCGGCTGCCTGGGATCGGGTGAGCGAGCGTTATTCGCAGGTATTGGGCGAAACCAACGTTTGTCAGCTTACACAGCAGATCTTTAAGGCATCGAAGGCGCTGGGTGATGGGGCCTAA
- a CDS encoding SusC/RagA family TonB-linked outer membrane protein, protein MRKILLGSWLLSLLLCLPLMAQDITVSGRVTSSDDGSTLPGVSVQVKGTTKGTTTDANGRYQISVPAAARLIFSFIGYTSQDLAVGNQTTLNVALVAGSQSLDEIVVTAQGIERDKRSLGYATQEVGGNILAQRSEPNLLNALQGKVSGVQINTQSGAPGASTNINIRGITSFNGSNQPLIVVDGIIFSNDVNNTQNTLFGSQPSNRLADVNPESIESVNILKGPAAAVLYGSRASAGAIVITTKSGRNNNNKTEVTVNSSYNVQNVYGIPKFQNDYGQGANNLFNSTSTNSWGPPFAGGPTSVTNTQGNVVPYQAYPNNVKDFYRQGMILQNSVNIASGDANRNYILAIGNTLQNGVVQNTKFNRTNVQLGGETRLQNGLRISAQGNYVQTVSVGIPGGNGASAFGQITRIPRSYDLPNEPYQDANGKSLYFTPSTNNPQWSVNNEKLDGQVDRFFGNFQVGYDITKWLNVAYRVTGDTYADRRKLTLPIGAGRSPLGEVQQDNFFRSELNGDLLISARKDNLFVEGLNANLLLGNNINQRKSQELYTDAASLTIPGFYNVSNGTVFTGSGETSTLRRLVGYYGQLSLNYNNYLFLELSGRADQSSTLPKANNTYFYPSAAVSFVPTDAFKLNSDILSYAKVRASLARVGRDADPYLLNSVYVSQSYGNNVASITFPLSIAGANIPGFGVSSRIGNNNLTPEFVTSWEVGANLGFFKNRLSIDATYFESRSTDQIFNVAISNSTGYSTRTTNVGELQNKGVELVVNATPVRVSGFKWDLTLNYTLIRNKVVSIAPGVKSANITGNSFTGIAPSIYEGYPYGVIVGTANSRVQNTDPNGQYYDATGQYAGQYVVNGTTGAFAPGIPNSVISTPQPNYTAGLTNTFSYKGISLSVLIDTRQGGQLYSFPMVDLRSNGSLYVTSLDRDQPRVLPGVIQNADGTFRPNNIQVPAQTYWANLGGLASEAAVFDATVYRLREIALNYTLPKSWIGKTPFGSISVGVSGRNLYFYAPNFPSDPEINTQGAGNIQGLDLNGPPNTRNFGGNVRLTF, encoded by the coding sequence ATGCGGAAAATTCTATTGGGAAGCTGGTTGCTTTCGTTATTGCTCTGTTTGCCCCTTATGGCGCAGGACATTACCGTGAGCGGCCGCGTCACTTCATCAGATGACGGTTCCACCTTACCCGGCGTGAGCGTTCAGGTAAAAGGAACTACAAAAGGTACTACAACCGACGCCAACGGACGTTACCAAATCAGTGTACCGGCTGCAGCCCGGCTTATTTTTAGTTTCATTGGCTACACCAGCCAAGACCTTGCAGTCGGCAATCAAACGACGCTCAACGTTGCTTTAGTGGCTGGCTCCCAGTCGCTCGATGAGATCGTCGTAACGGCTCAAGGTATCGAACGCGACAAGCGATCGCTGGGCTATGCAACCCAGGAAGTGGGCGGTAATATTCTGGCACAACGCTCAGAACCAAACCTGCTCAATGCTCTTCAGGGTAAAGTATCTGGCGTACAGATCAACACGCAAAGTGGTGCTCCCGGTGCATCGACCAACATCAACATTCGCGGGATTACCTCGTTCAATGGATCGAACCAGCCGCTGATCGTGGTGGATGGTATCATTTTCAGCAACGATGTCAATAACACCCAGAATACGCTGTTTGGCTCGCAACCATCGAACCGTCTGGCCGATGTTAACCCCGAAAGTATTGAATCGGTTAACATTCTGAAAGGACCAGCTGCTGCCGTATTATATGGTTCGCGTGCATCGGCCGGGGCTATTGTGATCACCACAAAGTCGGGTCGTAATAACAACAACAAAACCGAAGTAACGGTAAATTCGTCATATAACGTTCAGAACGTGTACGGCATCCCTAAATTCCAGAACGACTACGGGCAAGGTGCCAATAACCTGTTCAACTCGACATCGACCAACTCCTGGGGCCCTCCTTTTGCTGGCGGACCAACGTCGGTGACCAACACTCAGGGCAATGTAGTACCCTATCAGGCATATCCCAACAACGTGAAAGACTTTTATCGCCAGGGAATGATTCTGCAAAACTCGGTTAATATTGCCTCGGGCGATGCAAACCGAAATTACATCCTGGCCATTGGCAATACGCTACAGAACGGGGTGGTACAAAATACCAAATTCAACCGGACAAACGTTCAGTTGGGCGGAGAAACACGCTTACAGAATGGCCTCCGCATTAGCGCACAGGGCAACTACGTACAGACCGTTTCGGTAGGTATTCCAGGTGGTAACGGAGCCAGTGCGTTCGGGCAGATTACGCGTATCCCACGTAGTTATGACCTGCCCAATGAGCCCTATCAGGATGCCAACGGCAAGAGCCTTTACTTTACGCCAAGCACCAACAACCCACAATGGAGCGTCAATAATGAAAAGCTGGACGGTCAGGTAGACCGTTTCTTTGGCAATTTCCAGGTTGGGTATGACATTACCAAGTGGTTGAACGTAGCCTATCGGGTTACGGGCGATACCTACGCTGATCGCCGGAAACTGACGTTACCGATTGGTGCCGGACGTTCTCCACTGGGTGAAGTACAACAGGATAATTTCTTCCGTAGCGAACTTAATGGCGACCTGCTTATTTCAGCTCGTAAAGACAATCTGTTTGTTGAAGGTCTGAATGCAAATTTATTGCTGGGAAACAATATCAACCAGCGTAAATCGCAGGAGCTTTATACCGATGCCGCTTCGCTGACGATTCCAGGCTTCTACAACGTCAGCAACGGTACTGTGTTTACAGGCAGTGGTGAAACAAGTACCCTCCGTCGATTAGTAGGTTATTATGGTCAGTTGTCGTTAAATTATAACAACTACCTCTTCCTGGAACTGTCAGGGCGGGCCGACCAATCGTCGACGTTGCCGAAAGCCAACAATACCTACTTCTATCCATCGGCAGCCGTAAGTTTCGTTCCGACCGACGCGTTCAAACTCAACTCGGACATTCTCTCGTATGCGAAGGTTCGGGCCAGCCTTGCCCGCGTAGGACGTGATGCCGATCCATACCTGCTCAACTCGGTGTATGTTTCCCAATCGTATGGTAACAACGTAGCTAGTATCACATTCCCGCTGTCGATTGCAGGAGCCAACATTCCTGGTTTCGGGGTTAGCTCACGTATCGGCAATAACAACCTGACACCTGAGTTTGTAACGTCCTGGGAAGTTGGTGCCAATCTGGGCTTTTTCAAGAATCGACTCAGCATTGATGCTACCTACTTCGAATCGCGTAGTACAGACCAGATTTTCAATGTAGCCATCTCGAACTCGACGGGCTATAGCACCCGTACGACCAACGTCGGAGAATTACAAAACAAGGGGGTTGAACTGGTGGTCAATGCAACGCCTGTGCGTGTAAGCGGTTTCAAATGGGATCTTACCCTGAACTATACCCTGATTCGGAATAAAGTAGTATCGATCGCTCCAGGTGTGAAATCAGCCAATATTACGGGTAACTCGTTTACGGGTATTGCTCCATCTATCTACGAAGGATATCCCTATGGTGTTATTGTCGGTACGGCCAATTCACGCGTGCAAAATACCGATCCTAATGGTCAATACTACGACGCAACCGGCCAGTATGCAGGTCAGTATGTAGTGAATGGCACAACAGGTGCCTTTGCACCAGGTATTCCGAATTCGGTTATTTCGACGCCACAGCCGAATTATACGGCCGGTCTGACCAATACCTTCTCATATAAAGGGATTTCGTTGTCTGTACTGATCGATACGCGCCAGGGTGGACAGCTTTATTCGTTCCCAATGGTTGACCTTCGGTCAAACGGGTCACTGTATGTAACCAGTCTTGACCGCGACCAACCTCGCGTTTTACCAGGTGTTATCCAAAACGCCGACGGGACCTTCCGACCAAATAACATCCAGGTACCGGCTCAAACGTACTGGGCAAACCTGGGTGGTCTGGCTTCAGAAGCCGCCGTATTCGATGCCACGGTGTATCGCCTGCGTGAAATCGCCCTGAACTATACGCTACCGAAAAGCTGGATTGGCAAAACGCCATTCGGTTCAATCTCAGTAGGTGTTAGCGGACGAAATCTGTACTTCTATGCGCCGAACTTCCCATCTGATCCAGAAATCAACACGCAGGGAGCTGGCAATATCCAGGGGCTTGACTTGAACGGCCCGCCGAATACCCGCAACTTCGGTGGTAACGTTCGGCTCACGTTCTAA
- a CDS encoding SusD/RagB family nutrient-binding outer membrane lipoprotein — protein sequence MKFINYKRYLLIPFLLGMGACSKYLDVNVTPNNPTSVTPAVLLPGAQAGTAFSNANELNRFAEVLVQHLAGAANSPSTYDVFQTNGADFGNQWTTEIYGGALVNYQKLIELGDATDSKAYSGIAKILKAYTFSIATDVWGDIPYSQALLGEKFLTPRLDKQEDIYKGNSSQGIQSLFDLVREGIKDLDSPSALKPGADDVIYGGNLTKWKQAGNTLLLKFAMTISRKEPALATSVINEVLTGNNYITTNANDMNFTFGASVGSQDPRYTYSFVSSFQNDIILSTRYLNLLNSLNDPRLPIFFTKPGANYVTIDNGFRGTLPTPVANWSRYNKYVTGNSGEGPVRLVTNFQRAFILAEAALRLGTPGDPQALYTEGIKASMTLAGLTADQINAYLTANPTVATLSGTNEQKIAQIITQKYIAWTGNGLEAWNDYRRTGYPVLQPSQNAAGIDGTRPVRAVYINNELQQNPNFPNPAPQSNVRVWWDVD from the coding sequence ATGAAATTCATCAATTATAAACGCTACCTGTTAATACCCTTTTTATTGGGTATGGGCGCTTGTAGCAAATATCTTGACGTTAACGTCACGCCCAACAACCCCACATCGGTTACACCTGCCGTATTATTGCCGGGTGCTCAGGCCGGTACCGCATTTTCCAATGCTAACGAACTGAATCGCTTTGCCGAAGTACTGGTTCAACATTTGGCAGGTGCAGCAAACAGCCCATCTACCTATGATGTGTTCCAAACCAACGGAGCCGATTTTGGTAACCAATGGACTACTGAAATCTACGGAGGTGCACTGGTCAACTATCAGAAATTAATCGAGCTGGGTGACGCAACCGATTCAAAAGCTTATAGCGGTATTGCTAAGATCCTGAAGGCCTATACCTTCTCGATTGCTACCGATGTTTGGGGTGATATTCCTTACTCGCAGGCTTTATTGGGCGAAAAGTTTCTGACACCTCGTCTTGATAAGCAGGAGGATATCTACAAAGGCAATTCGTCGCAGGGTATTCAGAGCCTGTTCGATCTGGTACGTGAAGGCATCAAAGACCTGGACTCACCATCAGCCCTGAAACCAGGAGCCGACGATGTCATCTATGGGGGTAATCTGACCAAGTGGAAGCAGGCAGGGAATACTCTACTGCTCAAATTTGCTATGACTATCAGCCGTAAAGAACCAGCCCTGGCTACCAGCGTCATCAACGAGGTGCTGACGGGTAACAACTACATTACGACCAACGCCAACGACATGAACTTTACGTTTGGAGCTAGTGTAGGTAGCCAGGACCCTCGCTATACGTACTCGTTTGTAAGCTCATTCCAGAACGACATTATTCTGAGTACTCGGTATTTGAACCTGCTGAACAGCCTGAACGATCCTCGGTTGCCGATCTTCTTCACCAAGCCCGGTGCCAATTACGTAACCATCGATAATGGGTTCCGGGGTACGCTACCGACACCTGTAGCCAACTGGTCACGGTATAACAAGTATGTAACGGGTAACTCGGGTGAAGGTCCAGTAAGGTTAGTAACGAACTTCCAACGGGCATTCATTCTGGCCGAAGCGGCTCTACGACTGGGTACTCCCGGCGATCCACAGGCTCTCTACACCGAAGGCATCAAGGCTTCCATGACTCTGGCCGGACTTACCGCCGACCAAATCAACGCGTACCTGACCGCCAACCCAACTGTAGCGACTCTTTCGGGTACCAACGAACAGAAAATCGCCCAGATCATCACCCAGAAGTACATCGCCTGGACCGGAAATGGACTCGAAGCCTGGAATGATTACCGTCGGACTGGATACCCCGTTCTGCAACCTTCCCAGAATGCGGCCGGTATCGATGGTACCCGACCCGTTCGGGCCGTGTATATCAACAATGAACTTCAACAAAATCCCAACTTCCCGAACCCCGCTCCCCAGTCGAACGTACGGGTGTGGTGGGATGTGGATTAA
- a CDS encoding porin family protein — protein sequence MKPLYFIFAIIGLTSQLSLAQSGTTNRATTQPNSRTVVTNRQQELYDQYHGISKKPSSSTPAAATTATTNRAAPEQPTVSTTTQPPAVDAPRKAMTRETMTRPERIALDGTSSSFRLGARGGVTYPFYTEKIAGIEAQAGFTGGVVLNFGKGTISFQPEVNYTRYTQRVTDLFAQTVNVATDFIEVPLFLKISSGTYAGSRFFVNIGPYGSYLSSASIDGKKRDVSNTPGRFGFGGAAGIGAALKAGPGHVTIEVRGLYPLSDTDGNFSTDSKIVWGQGALGYIFPL from the coding sequence ATGAAACCCTTGTATTTTATTTTTGCGATAATCGGGCTGACCAGCCAGTTGTCTTTGGCACAGTCGGGTACGACAAATCGGGCAACAACGCAGCCGAATTCACGAACGGTCGTAACCAACCGTCAGCAGGAATTATACGATCAGTATCACGGTATTAGCAAAAAGCCAAGTAGCTCAACGCCAGCCGCAGCAACCACAGCAACTACGAATCGTGCGGCACCCGAGCAACCGACCGTCAGTACAACTACCCAGCCGCCGGCAGTAGACGCCCCCAGGAAAGCAATGACGCGGGAAACCATGACACGTCCCGAACGGATTGCACTGGATGGCACTTCATCGAGCTTTCGCCTTGGAGCTCGTGGAGGGGTTACCTATCCGTTCTACACAGAAAAAATCGCTGGAATCGAGGCACAAGCCGGCTTTACGGGCGGTGTAGTTCTTAATTTCGGGAAGGGAACTATTTCGTTTCAACCAGAAGTGAATTATACGCGCTATACGCAACGGGTAACTGACCTTTTTGCTCAGACAGTAAATGTCGCTACTGACTTCATAGAAGTACCTCTTTTTCTGAAAATTTCATCAGGTACCTATGCCGGAAGTCGGTTCTTTGTCAACATTGGTCCGTATGGGTCTTATCTTTCAAGTGCCAGCATTGATGGAAAAAAACGAGATGTCAGCAATACGCCAGGCCGCTTTGGGTTCGGTGGAGCAGCCGGTATAGGGGCGGCCCTGAAAGCAGGTCCCGGTCATGTTACGATTGAAGTACGAGGGCTGTATCCGTTGAGCGATACCGATGGTAATTTCAGTACTGACTCAAAGATCGTATGGGGTCAAGGAGCTTTAGGCTATATCTTTCCGCTATAA
- the ctlX gene encoding citrulline utilization hydrolase CtlX, with product MQSQATSRILMIRPVRFGFNEQTADSNAFQDSKLATQANNIAQEDALQEFDEMVRQLQALGVDVMVYEDTADPHTPDSIFPNNWISFHASGTVVLYPMQAENRRLERRQDIIDDLAKRFHVARVVDLTSFEQEGKFLEGTGSLVLDRMNKVAFASLSTRTDSDVLAEFSRQTGYRTVAFKAIDAHGKAVYHTNVVMCIADTFAVICLAAITDPDERLMVRHELEKLGKRIIEISLEQMASFAGNMLLVLTKKGQKVLVMSTRAFESLTARQIDQLDDYASLFHFDLSTIESNGGGSARCMMAEVHLPRK from the coding sequence ATGCAATCACAGGCCACCTCCCGTATATTGATGATCCGCCCGGTTCGCTTTGGATTCAATGAGCAAACCGCTGACTCTAACGCGTTTCAGGATAGTAAACTGGCGACCCAGGCAAACAATATAGCCCAGGAAGATGCGCTGCAAGAGTTTGATGAGATGGTTCGCCAGTTGCAGGCATTAGGTGTTGATGTCATGGTGTATGAGGATACGGCTGATCCGCATACACCCGATTCGATTTTCCCGAATAACTGGATATCGTTTCATGCCAGCGGTACGGTTGTGCTCTATCCTATGCAGGCTGAAAACCGTCGGCTCGAACGACGCCAGGATATTATCGACGATCTGGCCAAACGGTTTCATGTTGCCCGCGTGGTTGATTTGACTTCGTTTGAGCAGGAAGGTAAATTTCTGGAAGGGACGGGTAGCCTCGTGCTTGACCGGATGAATAAAGTAGCCTTTGCCAGTTTATCAACCCGTACGGATTCTGATGTACTGGCTGAGTTCAGCCGTCAGACTGGGTATCGGACTGTGGCCTTTAAAGCGATCGATGCCCATGGTAAAGCGGTTTACCATACCAATGTGGTTATGTGTATTGCGGATACGTTTGCCGTGATTTGCCTGGCAGCTATTACAGATCCCGACGAGCGGCTGATGGTACGCCATGAACTGGAAAAACTGGGCAAGCGTATTATCGAAATATCGCTGGAGCAAATGGCTAGTTTTGCCGGAAACATGCTCCTGGTTCTTACAAAGAAAGGGCAGAAGGTACTGGTTATGTCGACCCGTGCCTTCGAATCGCTAACCGCTCGTCAGATTGACCAGTTAGACGATTATGCATCCCTGTTCCACTTTGATCTGTCTACGATCGAAAGCAACGGTGGAGGGTCGGCCCGCTGTATGATGGCAGAAGTACATTTACCGAGAAAGTAG
- a CDS encoding SDR family oxidoreductase: protein MKTHHHRTAFITGANRGIGKEIAWQLAKQGFAVFIGARDMAKGREASEELCQAGYESTFIQIDVTDPVSVRTACGTFSQKADHLDVLVNNAGILEDHGETILKLNAEMLDRTFKANVTGPILVIQDFLDHLRKSPDGGRIINVSSGAGIIKDMSTYAPAYSISKAALNAVTKQFAGALKADRIAVNCVDPGWVRTDMGGPSASRPVEKGAETIVWLATDAPQSETGKFWHDKQEVDW, encoded by the coding sequence ATGAAAACTCACCATCATCGCACAGCATTTATTACCGGAGCAAACCGGGGAATCGGAAAAGAAATTGCCTGGCAGTTGGCTAAGCAGGGCTTTGCTGTGTTTATCGGTGCCCGCGACATGGCTAAAGGGCGTGAAGCTTCGGAAGAGCTTTGTCAGGCAGGTTACGAGTCCACATTTATTCAGATCGATGTAACAGACCCGGTTAGTGTACGAACGGCCTGTGGTACATTTTCGCAGAAGGCTGACCATCTGGATGTACTGGTCAACAATGCCGGTATTCTCGAAGATCATGGCGAAACCATTCTTAAACTGAATGCTGAAATGCTCGACCGGACATTTAAAGCTAACGTAACCGGACCTATCCTGGTTATTCAGGATTTTCTGGATCATTTGCGGAAAAGTCCCGATGGTGGCCGCATTATCAACGTATCCAGCGGAGCGGGGATCATTAAAGATATGTCGACCTATGCGCCAGCCTACAGCATTTCAAAAGCAGCCCTAAATGCCGTTACAAAGCAGTTTGCCGGTGCTCTTAAGGCAGATCGTATTGCTGTAAACTGCGTTGATCCGGGTTGGGTACGTACCGATATGGGTGGGCCTAGTGCCAGTCGCCCTGTTGAGAAAGGTGCTGAAACCATCGTTTGGCTGGCAACCGACGCGCCCCAATCGGAAACGGGTAAATTCTGGCATGATAAGCAGGAGGTAGATTGGTGA
- a CDS encoding S8 family peptidase gives MTLRKIALLLIPGLVVLAISAQAQLPLRGTVWTATVRIPNETLAQLAFRLDTLLATTESNPSSIETMVYELTGDTLRIQKVNGQSPCGTTEPGLYQLTYKNNGETFSLTPIRDDCSERRRLLGQLAQVARKRLNPNQPPRNWPYLDPQHDSIAGISLYQAYELLKGRPSVPVVVGIMDSGVDLTHEDLRDVIWVNTKEIAGNQTDDDKNGYTDDVNGWNFMGAKDGTTYESDQPEATQVYALFREKYDKADPEKLNPIEKRQYNTYQIAKKQFLQRYKAIQPRHLALADTAQFWNVANQIRVKLPDTITTPTAIRRIDLGTDSVANAVRTILADAYIPQYGSFRNYLSLVRQNWPRFRQIMGSESDIAYNLTFNPRQAVGDDPANPNERYYGSPRMLIGQSQELALHGSHVAGIIGAKRNNGRGIDGVADHVQIMPVSVVPSGGDERDKDVANGIRYAVENGAKVINMSFGKRLSPYKEQVDAAIRFAEDHDVLIVHAAGNNGENYDSIPAYPTARYENGQIAKNVLVVGNSTWRLSEDLPSRSSNYGLQTVDLFAPGTAILSTLPRNQYASLSGTSMASPMTAGVAALLRSYFPKLTAIQVKEILIKSSYQPNFTVRKPGRSMQKVPFSELSRAGGILNARNAVKMAMELMK, from the coding sequence ATGACTCTTCGAAAAATTGCCTTGTTACTTATTCCAGGATTAGTTGTTTTGGCGATAAGCGCACAGGCACAATTACCTCTTCGTGGCACCGTCTGGACGGCTACCGTCCGTATACCCAACGAAACGCTTGCCCAACTGGCCTTTCGACTCGATACGTTGCTGGCAACAACCGAATCGAATCCGTCTTCTATCGAAACCATGGTGTATGAGCTTACTGGCGATACGCTCAGAATACAAAAAGTGAACGGGCAAAGCCCTTGCGGAACCACCGAACCAGGCCTTTATCAACTTACTTATAAAAATAACGGGGAAACGTTCTCCCTGACACCAATTCGGGATGACTGCAGTGAGCGACGACGCTTGTTAGGGCAGCTAGCGCAGGTTGCCCGGAAGCGGCTTAATCCAAATCAGCCTCCTCGCAACTGGCCCTACCTCGATCCACAACATGATTCAATAGCCGGTATCAGTCTTTACCAAGCCTATGAGTTATTAAAAGGCCGCCCTTCGGTGCCAGTTGTCGTTGGCATTATGGATTCGGGCGTTGATCTGACTCACGAAGACCTGCGTGATGTGATCTGGGTGAATACCAAAGAAATTGCTGGTAACCAGACAGATGACGATAAGAACGGGTATACCGACGATGTGAATGGCTGGAACTTCATGGGTGCTAAAGACGGAACTACCTATGAGTCCGATCAACCCGAAGCCACCCAAGTCTACGCGCTTTTCCGGGAGAAGTACGACAAAGCCGATCCTGAAAAGCTAAACCCCATCGAAAAACGGCAATATAACACCTACCAGATCGCCAAAAAGCAATTTCTACAACGTTATAAAGCCATTCAACCCCGACACCTCGCCTTGGCGGATACAGCCCAGTTCTGGAACGTAGCGAATCAAATTCGGGTAAAATTACCCGATACGATTACAACACCCACGGCTATACGGCGTATCGATTTGGGAACTGACTCCGTAGCCAATGCCGTCCGCACCATTCTGGCCGACGCCTACATTCCGCAGTACGGCAGTTTTCGCAACTATCTTTCACTAGTCCGTCAGAACTGGCCCCGGTTTCGGCAGATTATGGGTAGTGAGTCCGACATAGCCTACAATCTTACGTTTAATCCAAGGCAAGCCGTGGGTGACGATCCCGCCAATCCGAACGAGCGCTATTATGGCAGTCCACGCATGCTGATTGGCCAGTCGCAGGAGCTAGCCCTGCATGGAAGCCACGTAGCGGGTATTATTGGCGCCAAACGTAATAACGGCCGAGGAATCGACGGGGTAGCCGATCATGTTCAGATCATGCCGGTTTCAGTAGTTCCGTCGGGTGGCGATGAACGGGATAAAGATGTCGCCAACGGCATCCGGTATGCGGTTGAAAATGGAGCCAAAGTCATTAACATGAGTTTCGGAAAGCGATTGTCGCCCTACAAAGAACAGGTTGATGCGGCTATCCGATTTGCAGAAGACCACGACGTGCTAATCGTTCATGCCGCAGGAAACAACGGCGAAAATTATGACTCGATCCCGGCCTATCCAACAGCCCGGTATGAGAACGGTCAGATTGCTAAAAATGTATTGGTCGTGGGCAACAGCACCTGGCGACTCAGCGAAGACTTACCCAGCCGATCGTCTAACTATGGCCTTCAAACGGTCGATCTGTTTGCACCGGGTACAGCTATTCTATCGACACTACCCCGGAATCAGTATGCCAGTTTATCCGGCACCAGTATGGCATCACCCATGACAGCCGGTGTAGCTGCTCTACTCCGATCTTATTTCCCGAAACTGACCGCCATTCAGGTCAAAGAAATCCTGATAAAAAGCAGTTATCAACCCAACTTCACCGTTCGTAAACCCGGTCGCTCCATGCAGAAAGTGCCTTTCAGCGAATTGAGTCGTGCGGGTGGTATTCTCAATGCACGAAATGCCGTAAAAATGGCCATGGAGCTGATGAAGTAA